From one Lycium barbarum isolate Lr01 chromosome 6, ASM1917538v2, whole genome shotgun sequence genomic stretch:
- the LOC132600702 gene encoding inactive protein RESTRICTED TEV MOVEMENT 2-like has protein sequence MNSKGAAAAGATQVYEDFVPTTEVVQEQDSDTLLLRLAGFKKEQVRVQLTRTGILKISGQSPVVGQNKSLRFQKDFPVSENCDKTKISAKFENDILYVKQPKLITSSEKKDQEPPTANAQQPKKPADKPQPQKKDEEQAKGGKTPTPSPTPTPREEVPKQQTNADKPEKEQPNTKKPKDLPEQTPAEKTGTNRPSYESKLENNAMIGTATAQAEKLKMPRKVMNMTLIALLVLGIGLYISYMMKSNNYKAEE, from the exons ATGAACTCAAAGGGAGCTGCAGCTGCTGGAGCAACTCAGGTTTATGAAGATTTTGTGCCAACTACAGAGGTGGTGCAAGAACAAGACTCTGACACTCTTCTCCTTCGTCTCGCAG GTTTCAAAAAGGAACAAGTGAGGGTTCAACTGACCAGAACAGGAATTCTGAAGATCAGTGGACAAAGTCCAGTTGTTGGGCAGAATAAATCGCTTAGGTTCCAGAAAGACTTCCCTGTTTCAGAGAATTGCGACAAAACGAAAATCAGTGCAAAGTTTGAAAATGACATTCTTTATGTTAAACAACCAAAACTGATAACTTCATCAGAGAAAAAGGATCAGGAACCGCCAACCGCCAATGCTCAACAGCCCAAAAAACCAGCAGACAAGCCACAACCTCAAAAGAAAGACGAAGAGCAAGCAAAAGGCGGAAAAACTCCAACACCAtcaccaacaccaacaccaagaGAAGAAGTGCCTAAGCAGCAGACTAATGCTGACAAGCCAGAAAAAGAACAACCAAACACAAAAAAACCTAAAGATCTCCCCGAACAAACACCTGCTGAGAAAACCGGTACTAATAGACCGAGTTATGAGAGTAAACTTGAAAATAATGCAATGATAGGAACTGCAACTGCTCAGGCGGAGAAGCTGAAAATGCCAAGGAAAGTGATGAACATGACTCTGATTGCTCTTTTGGTTCTTGGAATTGGCCTATATATCAGCTATATGATGAAGTCTAACAATTACAAAGCTGAGGAATGA
- the LOC132599528 gene encoding inactive protein RESTRICTED TEV MOVEMENT 2-like yields the protein MGNTVYAPLLGFEDFEPTTELVREQDSDTLLLYLTGFKKEEVRVELTRTGIMKISGERPVGFTTDGNFLYLRFQKHFPLSENCDNTKISTEFENGILYVKQPKLKKGTAALAEKMTILIALLVLGIGLYFSGIIALLVLGIGLYVSGDMMKSNYYKAHE from the exons ATGGGAAATACAGTTTATGCACCATTACTAGGTTTTGAAGATTTTGAGCCAACAACAGAGTTGGTGCGAGAACAAGACTCTGATACTCTTCTCCTTTATCTCACAG GTTTCAAAAAGGAAGAAGTGAGGGTTGAGTTGACCAGAACAGGAATTATGAAGATCAGTGGAGAAAGGCCAGTTGGTTTTACCACTGATGGTAACTTTCTTTATCTTAGATTCCAGAAACACTTTCCTCTTTCAGAAAATTGCGACAACACAAAAATCAGTACAGAGTTTGAAAATGGCATTCTTTATGTTAAACAACCAAAACTGAAAAAAGGAACTGCAGCACTGGCTGAGAAGATGACTATTCTGATTGCTCTTTTGGTTCTTGGAATTGGCCTCTATTTCAGCGGCATAATTGCTCTTTTGGTTCTTGGAATTGGCCTCTATGTCAGCGGCGATATGATGAAATCCAATTATTACAAAGCTCACGAATGA